A single region of the Pseudorhodoplanes sp. genome encodes:
- the hisG gene encoding ATP phosphoribosyltransferase gives MSAPLVIAVPAKGRLQENAEAFFARAGMMLVKPRGVRDYRGAIANFESVEIAYLSASEITSSLAQGSAHLGITGEDLVREMMPKPEDRVILLQGLGFGFANVVVAVPQAWIDVRNMADLDDVATAFRLRRGTKMRVATKYVNLTRAFFAAHGIADYRIVESLGATEGAPAAGSAELIVDITTTGATLAANGLKVVEDGTMLRSQANLVASRNADWSNGQLPTVRRVLDRIAAHDRARAVREVRTRFKGCDDTVLATAKEKFGVSSPFGGPTSSGMVTLHCPPDQVYALADFLREKGASAISVADIDYVFSLENPLFEKLKAGL, from the coding sequence ATGAGCGCACCGCTCGTCATCGCTGTTCCGGCGAAAGGCCGCCTGCAGGAGAATGCCGAAGCATTCTTCGCGCGCGCCGGCATGATGCTGGTGAAGCCACGCGGCGTCCGTGATTATCGCGGCGCCATCGCCAATTTCGAGAGTGTCGAGATCGCCTATCTCTCCGCCTCCGAGATCACCTCGTCGCTGGCGCAAGGCAGCGCGCATCTCGGAATCACCGGCGAGGATCTCGTCCGCGAAATGATGCCGAAGCCGGAAGATCGCGTCATCCTGCTGCAGGGGCTGGGCTTCGGGTTCGCCAATGTGGTGGTAGCGGTTCCGCAGGCCTGGATCGATGTGCGCAACATGGCCGATCTCGACGATGTCGCAACCGCATTCCGTCTGCGCCGCGGCACCAAGATGCGAGTGGCGACCAAGTATGTGAACCTGACGCGCGCATTCTTCGCCGCGCATGGCATCGCCGATTATCGCATCGTGGAAAGCCTCGGCGCCACCGAAGGCGCACCTGCCGCCGGATCGGCCGAATTGATCGTCGACATCACCACGACTGGCGCCACGCTCGCCGCCAATGGCCTGAAGGTGGTCGAGGACGGCACCATGCTGCGTTCGCAGGCCAACCTGGTCGCCTCGCGCAATGCGGATTGGAGCAATGGTCAATTACCCACAGTCCGCCGCGTTCTCGACCGCATTGCTGCACACGACCGTGCGCGCGCGGTGCGGGAGGTGCGCACTCGTTTCAAAGGCTGCGATGACACCGTGCTGGCCACGGCCAAAGAAAAGTTCGGCGTGTCCTCGCCCTTCGGCGGCCCGACCTCGTCAGGAATGGTCACACTGCATTGTCCGCCGGACCAGGTCTATGCGCTCGCCGACTTCCTGCGCGAGAAAGGCGCTTCGGCAATTTCCGTAGCGGATATCGATTATGTTTTCTCGCTCGAGAATCCGCTGTTCGAGAAACTGAAAGCGGGACTTTAG
- a CDS encoding ATP phosphoribosyltransferase regulatory subunit gives MPQTATFDTRHDPQAEMLVSTYERAGYGRVAPAILQPAEPFLDLSGEDIRKSIYLTSDAEGREYCLRPDFTIAVSRDYLASATAGAPANFCYLGPIFRQLENGPGELLQIGIESFGRRDTAAADAEILSLGLEATAQHGLARPDIRMGDVGLFSALVGALDLAPAWKRRLIKDFNRKTSLAQDLDRLTLGAMNKRPEYQGVLAALAGSDPKAAHALVTDLLSIAGITAVGGRSVGEIADRFLEQAALGASASLPQETRILIERFLAIAGDPDEAAADLRALAADAKVDIASALDLFESRAGFIAARGIEVSSIRFATAFSIGFDYYTGFEFRLHDPAGRVEPPLVTGGRYDDLLTRLGSKTQIPAVGLGAWVGRLTACRGRA, from the coding sequence ATGCCCCAAACGGCCACATTCGACACCAGACACGACCCGCAGGCGGAGATGCTCGTCTCCACCTATGAGCGGGCCGGCTATGGTCGCGTCGCCCCTGCCATCCTGCAACCGGCCGAGCCGTTTCTCGATTTGTCAGGCGAGGACATCCGCAAGAGCATCTATCTGACTTCCGACGCGGAGGGACGCGAATACTGCCTTCGCCCGGACTTCACCATCGCCGTGTCGCGCGATTATCTCGCCTCCGCAACCGCCGGCGCGCCCGCCAATTTCTGTTATCTCGGTCCGATCTTCCGACAGCTTGAAAACGGGCCCGGCGAATTGCTGCAGATCGGCATCGAATCGTTCGGCCGGCGCGACACCGCCGCAGCCGATGCCGAAATACTGTCGCTCGGCCTTGAGGCTACGGCGCAACATGGCCTTGCCAGGCCGGATATCCGCATGGGCGACGTCGGGCTGTTCTCCGCGCTGGTCGGCGCCCTCGATCTCGCTCCGGCCTGGAAGCGGCGGCTGATCAAGGATTTCAACCGCAAGACCTCGCTCGCGCAGGATCTTGATCGTCTGACGCTCGGAGCCATGAACAAACGGCCTGAATATCAGGGCGTGCTTGCCGCGCTCGCAGGCTCCGATCCGAAAGCCGCGCATGCGCTGGTCACCGATCTTCTCTCCATCGCCGGCATCACGGCAGTCGGCGGGCGATCGGTGGGCGAGATCGCCGACCGGTTCCTGGAACAGGCCGCACTCGGCGCTTCCGCCTCACTGCCACAGGAAACCCGCATCCTGATCGAACGATTCCTGGCTATTGCCGGCGACCCGGACGAAGCCGCGGCCGATCTGCGCGCGCTTGCGGCCGACGCCAAGGTCGATATCGCTTCTGCGCTCGATCTGTTCGAAAGTCGGGCCGGTTTCATCGCCGCGCGCGGGATTGAAGTCTCCTCGATCCGTTTCGCGACCGCATTCAGCATCGGTTTCGACTATTACACCGGCTTTGAATTCAGACTGCATGATCCTGCCGGGCGCGTGGAGCCGCCGCTCGTCACCGGCGGACGTTACGACGATCTGCTGACACGGCTCGGGAGCAAGACCCAGATTCCGGCTGTGGGCCTTGGCGCGTGGGTCGGGCGCCTGACGGCGTGCAGAGGCCGGGCATGA